The following is a genomic window from Marinobacter bohaiensis.
TACGCAGGCTGATGGCAAGCCGGAAATCGAGAATGAAACGGCGCATGACCGGGTCGTCTTCGCAGGCGGTGGCGTAGTCGAGCGGTTCGAAGACCCGGTTGTTGGCGTCCAGGTAGGAGTTGGGCTGGGCGGCCGCCTGGGTGTAGAAGGGCTGGGCGGTCACCATGTAGCGGCGAAAGGCTTCGGCGGCATCCTTCAGGTTGGTGCTGCAGTAAACCACGAACCCCACCGGCCCCCAGTAGGTCCAGTCAAACCGCATGCCCACCTCGAGCCCCAGGCCGGGCCGGTCGCATTGGCGAATGCCATTGCCGATCAGGGCGTGCAACTGGTTGTAGCTGATGCGCACGTCCTGCATGTCGAACAGGGCCGGTGTCACGCCGGTGCCGCGCAGCAGATCGTTCTGCTGCGCGCCCAGTCGCTCGAACGCTTCGATGAAGCCGAGAGGGTGTCGGTGCAGCGGGATCACTCGGGCGTCGAAGTCCATGGCAAGCCTCCCTGGCTTTGATGTCTTCTTGTTGTTCTCACGTCTGTTGCCGGCGCGGCGTCTGATCCAGAGCGCCGCGAACCGGCGGGCCAGGCTCCGTCGAAAACCGGAGTCTGGCCCGCGCTTGTCGGCTGTGTCCGTTTGGACCTACGTCTTTCTCAGAGCCCTTTGCTTTCCACGTCCCAGTCGCTCAGGTCACAGACCACGCACGGGCCGGTGAACAGGTCGGCGGCATCGGCATCGCCGGTGAGCTGGTAGAGCCACCAGGCGGTGGTGAGGCCGCGGAAATCCCCGAAGTCGCCCACGGGTTCGAAGTGGCCGGCTCCATCCAGCGTAGCCCAGAATACGGGGACGTCGACGCGCAGATAGACCGGCTGCTGGTTGAGGGTGGGACCGGCCAGGGTGTCATCGGAGCCGGAGAGTAGCAGCATCGGTGCGGTTTGCTGGTACTGGGACGAGGTTTCGTGGCCCAGGCCCAGGATATAGGGCTGCACTGGCGCCGTGGCGGTGATTCGGGCATCCCGGGCCGCCATGATGGTGCCGCCGCCGCCCTGGGAGTGGCCGGAGGCGCCGACGTTGGAGAAGTCGAGCTGGTCGGAATAGCTGGCGTTTTCCAGGTAGTCCAGGCAGTCCAGCATCTCCTCGCCGGAGCCGGCGTTGCTGGTGTTGGCGGCGGCCACTACAAAGCCCCAGGAAGCCCAGTGCTCCAGGCCGTCGCCGTAGGTGGATGGGGTGCCGCCGGTGCCGTTGCCCCAGAGAATCACCGGATGGTCGTCCTGCAGGCTGGCCGGTCGGTAGATGGTGCAGGACAGGCCGCCGGCCTGGGTTGTGGTGTTGAACGGGCCGGTTTCCTCGTAGGGCGCGAGCGAGTCCCCGCCCGGGGTCATGGCCAGGGCGTTACCACACAGGATCAGACTGCTAACGGCGCCGATGGCCGCGATCCGCATCGATTGAAGAGCGTACGATTGCATTGTTATTCCTTCCCTGATGTTGTCTCGATATGGCGTCGTTTCGCCGGAATCGGCCGAAGGTTCGGCGCGACATCGGACAAAACAGTTGCGATTCTAGAAACACCCGGCAGGAGCAGCTATGACGGGAAAAACGCGATTGGCGCGAGGATGGCAGGTCAGGTTGTGTCGAGGAAGTGAACAGGTTTGGGGGCTGGCGGCGCCGACCCGGTTGGCCGGCACCGCGCCCCGGTGAGCGATCAACTGGCGCGGGCGGCCTTGATCACGTCGTAGGCGTTGGAGATCTCGCGGGTCTTTTCCTCGGCCATTTCCCGCATGCTTTCGGGCAGGCCGCGGCCGGCGAGTTTGTCCGGGTGGTTCTGGCTCATCAGCTTGCGGTAGGCGCGCTTGAGCTCGGCGTCGCTGACGTCCTCCGACACGCCCAGCACCTTGTAGGCATCCGCCAGTTGCTGGCCGCGCGGTGGTGCTCCGGCGGCGCCACCGGCACCGTGGCTGCGGGCGCCACGCAGCATGGCTTCGAGCTGGTCGATCTGGGATTCCGGCAGGCCCAGCTTGCGGGCAATGCGCAGCAGCATCTGGTGTTCGGCCGGGTGCAGCTCGCCGTCGGCGGCCACGGCCGATACCTGCACCTGCAGGAACATCTGCAGCAGCGCACGCTGGCCACGGGTCACCCGCAGCAGCTGGTCCAGTTCGGCGTCCAGATCGAAATCGTCTTCCTTGCCCCGGCGGAACGCGGCCTTGGCCAGTTCACGCTGCTCGCCGGACAGGCGCAGGCGGTCGAACAGGGTTTCCGCCACGCGGATCTCTTCCTCGCTCACCACGCCGTCGGCCTTGCAAAGCGCGCCCATGACGGCAAAAGTACTCTGCAGGAACTGGGACTGGATCTGGAACAGGCCGGAGCGCACTTTCTTGCGCAGGGCGTTGCTGATGAAGTAACCGGCGACCGCGCCAATCAGCAGTCCGGGCAGGCGTCCGATCTGGTAGCCGATCAGGCCACCGATAAATATCGCGAAAAACATGCGGTCATCCTATCGTGTTTTATGGTATGCCGGGAGTTACGATACGTTTAAGTGCAACTGCAACCGGTGTTGCCGCGGCGTGAATCGATGCGCCCCGATCGAGGTGGATGCGATGATTCCGGCACACGACTGAATAATCAAGGAAGTTCGATGATATACAAGATCATGGCGGCCGCTTTGATTGCCGTTGCTTCTCCGGCATTACAGGCGGAAGTGTACCAGTGGACGGACGATCAGGGGCGGGTGCATTTCGGCGATCGCCCACCGGAACAGGGCAATGCCCGGACCATGGAGCTGCGCCAGCCCCAGAAGCTGAACGGTGAAGGGGAGAACAATACCCAACGCCTGGACGACCTCGATGACTTCTTCCAGCAGCGCCGGGAGCAGCGCCAGGCCGAGGAGGCGGCCGCCGCCGAACAGTCCGCCCGGGATGCCGAGCGGGCCGAGGCCTGCCGCAGGATGCTGGCGGAGCTTAGACACATGGAAAGCGTTCGGGTGTTCTACGAGCTTAACGATCAGGGCGAGCGGGTTTATATGGACGACGCCGCAGGCGACCGCTACCGCCGTGAATTCCGGCAGAACTACGAAAAACACTGCAACTGAGGGACGGTCGGCCGTAGCGCCGGAACCCCGAAGCTACGGCCTGGGCAGGACCGGATCAGGACGCCGGAAACGCCGTCCAGTCGTCCATCCAGGTGGTCTTGGAGACCGGGTTGATGGCGCCCTGGAAGGTGGCGGATTCGTCGAAGAATTCGCTTTCCGGCGGAGTTTCCGCGTTCATCTGGCGCGAAGTCATGATCGGCTGGAAAGACGGTGAGGTGATGTCCCGCGCGGCCGGCAGCATGGCGCTTTCCACCCGGAAGCGGTTTTTGGCCTGCGGGGTGTGCGTCCACGCCTGCTCGTCGAAGCCGTAATCGTCATCGGAATCGCCGGACTCGGTGCCGCTCTGACCCAGGTTGCCGGTGTTGGCGACAATGTTGTGGGTGAAGGTCAGGGTGCCGGCGCCGGTCAGTGAGGACACTTCATCCCGCAGGTCGATGGCCTCGATGCCGTAGCTGTCCATGATCATGTTGTGGAAGTGGGCGCCGGAGCCTTCGCGAATCACCATGCCCCGGTGTTTCTTGGCGGACAGCCCGCCGCCGACCATGGTGACGTTGTAGAAGGTCGGTTCGGAACGGGGGACGGCGTTGTGGTTGTCGCCGTTGTTGTCACCTTCGAAGCCATTGTCGCCGTCGTCCGGATGCGCCTGGATCACCAGGAACTGGACGCGGCCGGTCCAGCCCCAGTCCCAGTCCAGGCTGTCGTCGCCGGCGCCGGTGATGACGATGTGCTTGAGGTCGGCCTGGCCGCCGAACAGTTCGATGCCGTCGTCCAGTGACCGGTGTACCTGCACGTTCTGGACGATGGTGTTCTGGCCGCATCCGCCCAGGGTCAGGCCGTTCAGCTCGTTGTTCTTGTACACCTCGAAGCCGGCGAACTCGATGCGGGTGTACTCCATCACGCCGCAGCTGTCCTGGCGATCCTCACCGCCGAACAGGCCGCGGGTGTCGCCCTCCGGGATGCCTTCTATCGACGCATTGGGCTGATTGACCGGCGCGTTGCCCAGCAGCACAACGCCGCCCCAGTCACCACGCTTGCGCTTGCCTTCCGCCTGGTTGCTGGAGAACACCACCGGTGCCACGCTGCTGCCACGGGAGAACAGCTTGCTGTCGCGCGTGACGATCAAAGCCGAGCCGCGCTCACCGCGTACGGTGACGCCGCTTTCGATCGTGAGGTTCGCGCCCTGGTCGACGTAGACCTTCTTGTCGAGCACGTAGGTCTTGCCGGACTCCCAGGTGGTGTCGGTGACGATGTCGTCGCTGATGTGCACGGTGCGGTTGTCGAAGTGGGTGAAGCCGACCATCGCGGCGCCGGCGGCCGCTACCGGCAGTGCCCAGGCCAGCACGCGGGAGGCACGGAAGCCGCCTTTACGGCGCGGTTGGGCCGGATCCGTCTGGTAGGTCTGGCGGCGCGATGTGGCCATCAGCGGCTGTCCATCGTCGCTCTGGCGGATTTCACGGACCAGCGCCTTGAGCTCGTCGTCGCCGCCGATGGCGACCCGGTCGAGGATATCCTCACGGTAGGCGGGATCGCGCAGCAGGTTGTTGAGGTGGATGAACTCGACACCCTGGCAGTGTCCCTGGTCCACGGCCCGTTTCAGGCGCCACAGTTTTTCGACGATAAGAGAGGAACTCGCTGACATCTTCACAGCCCTTGTGTCTGGTTGATCCTTGGCGGAACAGGTTTAGCCGGAGGAGCGGCTATTCAGAAAACATCAGAAATAGGGCAGGCAGATGAAGCCGCTGTTACAGCGTGATGGATATCACAGGATTTAACATTGCGATGAGGCGGAGAGGGCGGGCGTGTCAGTCGGCGGTCCGCAGATGACGCTCGATGGCGAAAACGTGCGGGTCGATGTCCGCCAGTTCGCGCAGGGCGTCGGCCAGGCGCAGCAGGTATTCGTCGTTGGGTCCGCTGGGTCCGTGCGAGGCGGCGATCTGGAGGGCGATGTCGCGTTCGTCCGCCGGGCCCAGGAACGCGGCATTGTTCGGTGTGGCGATGTACACCAGGCCGTCGGACTGATCGCCGTCGGCGAAGGTCATGGGCGTCATGAAGCGCAGGTAGCCGTTCTTCTCGCGCACGTCCAGATGGTCGAACACCTCCGGGGCAATGCGGTAGGCCATGCCCTGGCAAACGGCGCCGGCTTCTTCAATCAGCGTGACCACCCGTCCCGGTGCGTCGGGCGTGCCGCGGTGGTCGTGGGAGCCCTGCCAGAAGCGCCGTACCCAGCCTTCGATGGACGCCGGACGGCGTTCCAGGTAGGGGAAGTCGGCCTTGAAGATCAGCGAGCCGTAGCCGAACAGCCAGACGGATTCGCGACCGTCAAAGCGATGGCGCTGGCGATTGATCTCGATGGTGTTGGCGGTCATTGGATGCGTTGAACTCCCGTGGGTGCGGGCTCAGTCTATCATGGAGGTTTTCGGGGTATGCAAGGCAGGAATCCTGACTTTCAGGAGCGAGGGGCGTCCGGATACGCCATGGTGAACAGGATCGAGAAGGGCGGGTTGCCGGGCAGGTTGGTGGGCTCGGCGACCGATCGCACCCGGAAGCCGAAGCGCCCGAACAGCGCGAACCAGTCGCCCAGTGTGCGGAAGTACCAGGGTGGTGCTTCCCGGAACGCGTCGCTGAACCCGGCCCAGGTGCCTTCCCGCCAGCCGCTTTGGTAACTGCCGGGTTCCAGTGACATCAGCGGGTGCAGGGTCTGGATCACCAGGTGGCCGTCGGGTTTCAGGTGTACGGCGGCAGCGCACAGCAGTTCGTTCGCGGAGGCGTCCCCCAACAGGGCGAAGTTGCAGACCAGCACGTCCACCTGGAAGCTGTGGGCGTTGGCAAGCTGGGCATAGTTCATGACCTGGTAGCGGCTATTGTCCAACACCCGGGCCTGCTCCACCAGTTCCGGTGTGGCATCGATGCCGATACCGCGTATCCCGTGGGCGCTCAGGGCACGCACCAGCCAGCCTTCGCCACAGCCGGCATCGAGCACGAGCCGGGGCTGCAACGTCAGGATGGCGTTGACGATGGCCTGGTTGGTGACGGTCTCGCGGCTGGCGATTTCATGCTCACGGACGGCGCGGATCCAGGCGCTGGCGTTGGTTTTCCAACTGGAGAGAATCCGGGATTCAGGATCGCCGTGGGCCATGGGGATGGGCTTCAGTGATGGCTTGCCGTATCACGGGAGTCGGCACAGCCCGACAGGCGGTGGGTGTGCCGCAGGAGCAGGGGCGCGTCCGTCGTGTCGAAGCCCGACTGCTCGGCGATCTCACGCATTTCGCCGCTGGCCTGAAGATGATGCAGACCGTGATTGAAACGGTTGATGAGCGCCCGGTTGCCGGGCACCAGTCGTGACAGGATCAGGTGCAACTGGGCGGCGTGGAGCACATGCGGATGATAGGTCAGGCGCCGGGCTTCTTCTTCGGAGAACTGTTCTCTCAGCATGTGTCGCCCCACCTCGATGTCGATCGGGAACAGGTCGATGCGCCCCGCCAGCAGTTTGCGGAAGTTGACCCGGTCGGAGGTGGTGACGTCGGTGGTGATCAGACCTTCCGCGTCGGCCCGGGCCAGCGCCTTGCCATAATTGTAGTCCTGAGTCAGGCCGATGCGCAGCCCTTTCAGGTCGTGGATGGTGTCCCACTCGAAGGTGCGGTCGGCGCGGTGGAAGAAAACGTAATGGATCGGCGCGATGGGGTCGCTGAAGTAGAAGTTGATCTCGCGCTCGGGCGAGCAGGACCAGCCGGCTGAACCGTCCCAGTTGCCGTCCCGCGCCAGCTTGAAAGAGCGCGACCAGGGAAAGAAGCCCCATTCCACGTCGACCCCTTCCAACGCGAAGGCGCGTTCCACAACCTGGCTCACCAGCCCGTGGGGTGGTTCTTCGATGAGAAAGGGCGGCCAGTCGCCATTGGTGAGGCGCACCGACTCGGCCCGGGTAACAGGGCTCAGGGCACCCAGTAACAATCCGGCTGCCAGCAGGGTGCGGAGGGCTCCGCGTGTTCGACGAGGCATGGGTTTGTGGCTTCCTTGCATGAAACGGCTCAATCTGTACCGCTGTTCCAGATAATCACAGCCAGCCGGAAGCCTATCATCTTGCCCGTCCTGGGGCACCTGTCGCTCATTCCGCCTGAGCCTCTTCCCGAGCAGCGACGGCGGGGGTATTCTCAAATCGGGCGATCGCGTTGTGCACCATCCAAAGGATTGACCCAGAAGGATTGACTCAAGAGGCGAGAGACTATGGGCGATGTCCTGCCTTTCCGGCGACCGGAAAAGAAGAAACCACGTAAAGGTTTGTGTCAGCACGATTTCCACAAATGGGTGGTGTGCAAGGAGAAGCAGTTTGACGTTAAATGCGGCAAACTGGTGACCGTCTATCGCTGCGAGCGCTGCGGCCAAGAGAAAACCAGGGCCCAGTAGCACGGCCCGGCCTTTGCGGGGCGTCGGCTTGCCGGCCTTGCTGCCTATTCCCCAGGCACGACCGTCAGTGGCTGCGCCGTTGTGACCGGCAGGGCACGGCTTTATACCTTCCCCAATCCCGACGTTGTCCCCCGTCTTCTTTTCA
Proteins encoded in this region:
- a CDS encoding poly(ethylene terephthalate) hydrolase family protein translates to MQSYALQSMRIAAIGAVSSLILCGNALAMTPGGDSLAPYEETGPFNTTTQAGGLSCTIYRPASLQDDHPVILWGNGTGGTPSTYGDGLEHWASWGFVVAAANTSNAGSGEEMLDCLDYLENASYSDQLDFSNVGASGHSQGGGGTIMAARDARITATAPVQPYILGLGHETSSQYQQTAPMLLLSGSDDTLAGPTLNQQPVYLRVDVPVFWATLDGAGHFEPVGDFGDFRGLTTAWWLYQLTGDADAADLFTGPCVVCDLSDWDVESKGL
- the djlA gene encoding co-chaperone DjlA, translating into MFFAIFIGGLIGYQIGRLPGLLIGAVAGYFISNALRKKVRSGLFQIQSQFLQSTFAVMGALCKADGVVSEEEIRVAETLFDRLRLSGEQRELAKAAFRRGKEDDFDLDAELDQLLRVTRGQRALLQMFLQVQVSAVAADGELHPAEHQMLLRIARKLGLPESQIDQLEAMLRGARSHGAGGAAGAPPRGQQLADAYKVLGVSEDVSDAELKRAYRKLMSQNHPDKLAGRGLPESMREMAEEKTREISNAYDVIKAARAS
- a CDS encoding DUF4124 domain-containing protein, yielding MIYKIMAAALIAVASPALQAEVYQWTDDQGRVHFGDRPPEQGNARTMELRQPQKLNGEGENNTQRLDDLDDFFQQRREQRQAEEAAAAEQSARDAERAEACRRMLAELRHMESVRVFYELNDQGERVYMDDAAGDRYRREFRQNYEKHCN
- a CDS encoding gamma-glutamylcyclotransferase, which gives rise to MTANTIEINRQRHRFDGRESVWLFGYGSLIFKADFPYLERRPASIEGWVRRFWQGSHDHRGTPDAPGRVVTLIEEAGAVCQGMAYRIAPEVFDHLDVREKNGYLRFMTPMTFADGDQSDGLVYIATPNNAAFLGPADERDIALQIAASHGPSGPNDEYLLRLADALRELADIDPHVFAIERHLRTAD
- a CDS encoding class I SAM-dependent methyltransferase, with product MAHGDPESRILSSWKTNASAWIRAVREHEIASRETVTNQAIVNAILTLQPRLVLDAGCGEGWLVRALSAHGIRGIGIDATPELVEQARVLDNSRYQVMNYAQLANAHSFQVDVLVCNFALLGDASANELLCAAAVHLKPDGHLVIQTLHPLMSLEPGSYQSGWREGTWAGFSDAFREAPPWYFRTLGDWFALFGRFGFRVRSVAEPTNLPGNPPFSILFTMAYPDAPRS
- a CDS encoding substrate-binding periplasmic protein; this encodes MPRRTRGALRTLLAAGLLLGALSPVTRAESVRLTNGDWPPFLIEEPPHGLVSQVVERAFALEGVDVEWGFFPWSRSFKLARDGNWDGSAGWSCSPEREINFYFSDPIAPIHYVFFHRADRTFEWDTIHDLKGLRIGLTQDYNYGKALARADAEGLITTDVTTSDRVNFRKLLAGRIDLFPIDIEVGRHMLREQFSEEEARRLTYHPHVLHAAQLHLILSRLVPGNRALINRFNHGLHHLQASGEMREIAEQSGFDTTDAPLLLRHTHRLSGCADSRDTASHH